A region of the Chryseobacterium cucumeris genome:
GAACCTAATCCGGACTTTGTTTTAAACAATCCCAAATTCGGTGGTGAGATTCTTGTTGCAGGAAATAATTTCGGTTGTGGTAGCAGTCGTGAGCATGCAGCCTGGTCTTTAACGGATTATGGATTCAAGGTCATTGTTTCAAGTTATTTCGCAGATATCTTTAAAGGAAATGCTTTGAATAACGGGCTTCTTCCTGTAAAAGTTTCCGAAGAATTTTTAAAAGAAATTTTAGAGGGTATCAATGAAAATCCTGATAATGAAATCGCTATTGATGTAGAACTACAGTCCATCAGCTTTAAAGATACCACAGAAACCTTTGAATTAGATTCTTATAAAAAAATATGCCTGCTGAACGGCTATGACGATATTGATTTTTTAATCAGCAGAAAGCAGACGATCACAGAATTTGAATTAAAAACACAAAAAGCAAATGAGCGACAATTATTTTAAAATCGCGGTTCTTCCCGGAGATGGGATTGGCCCGGAAATCATCGGTGAAAGCATTAAAATATTAGATGCTATTGCTGAAGCTTTTCAATGTAAATTCCATTTTGAATATGGATTAATCGGTGCAGAGGCTATTTTTAAAACTGGAAATCCTTTGCCCGAAGAAACGCTGAAAATCTGTAAAGAGTCTGATGCTGTACTGTTCGGAGCTATTGGTGATCCGGTTTTTGATAATAATCCGGAAGCGAAAGTAAGACCTGAACAGGGATTATTGAAACTTCGCAAGGAGTTAGGATTGTTTGCCAATATCCGTCCTTTAAAAACCTATGCCTCTCTCATTGATAAAAGCCCATTGAAAAGAGAAATTATTGAAGGTGCTGATATTCAGATTTTCAGAGAACTGGTAAGCGGAATCTATTTCGGTGAAAAATTTACAGATCCGGAAGGTGCTTACGCTTATGATGTCTGCAAATACAGCCGTGAAGATATTATTCCGATTGCGCATATGGCATT
Encoded here:
- the leuD gene encoding 3-isopropylmalate dehydratase small subunit, with translation MQKLVVLKSRAVPLPAENIDTDQIIPARFLKSIDRKGFGENLFRDWRFNIHTGEPNPDFVLNNPKFGGEILVAGNNFGCGSSREHAAWSLTDYGFKVIVSSYFADIFKGNALNNGLLPVKVSEEFLKEILEGINENPDNEIAIDVELQSISFKDTTETFELDSYKKICLLNGYDDIDFLISRKQTITEFELKTQKANERQLF